The DNA region GAGAGATGGAGATAACACGTTGAACCATGTCAAGTcttttaaaagatgacttaggacttgtagcctataagagatttaaaaaaagaatgggatggtaaaattaaaacaactactgaagcggtACTCCAAGGCAGGACACAGAAAATGTTTGCTTacagataagattttttttttaaattgatcaaCATATAAACTTCAAAGCTCTCCAATTAGTGGACATAGTGCACCGTGGGCACTATTCGAATTCAGTGATAGTTCAGTGGGGATTAGCTATGAAGGAGTGACTGAGCCATACttgaaaaatgtatcaaaacatcggcacaagtgtatcaagataccattTGAGAAGGTAGTGAAGCCCCTTAACAACGCCGtgttcaataaccaagaatggtccttccGCCTGGTCATAAAGCTCAGTCTACgcagtcttggttggaaacAAACGTTTCGGACTTCTTCAGAGCTGAAGATTGGCCATCGTCCAGTCCCGATTTTGATCCGCTGGATTAcgatttatggtcagttttagagactATAGCATGTTCTAAACGCCTTGATAATTTGGAACCCCTATCCGTGCGATtggcagtgaagaattttcccatgGATAGTGTGCGTGCTTGATATCTGGCCTCAACGTTAATAggactgtattgcagccaatggagaCCACGTCAAGCTgttcaaagtattttatatttatgtattaaactaatacactgtaaaagtaataaattttatttgcaatagaatttttctttactttgtttcagtatttatggctagactaggtaTATCAGCACAGCTATCAGATACACTTCGATAGCACGATTCAGGGTGGACATCACATTGATTGTAGCCGCAAGCTTTTATTTCAAAGGGACTCAACCAAGAGCACTGCTAGAAACCACTATTGACAAGCAGTTTCAAGTTGAACTGGATGAACCACACTCAGATAGATTCTAATCATATAccaatgatttatattttaataataataatctataatGATTGATTGAATTCATTACTGTGTCAAAATGAAGAGAGGGCTAGTGTACTttctttttaactaaacatcattaattattatgaatctTTTTccgaaaaaaaatctttattacaaatataataaagttttttttttaaatttacttggAGTACTCAGTATTGGGATGTTCAAGAATGAAGGCGATGTAGGATTATTATGGGTGCTTTCTACCCTATAAAGACATTGAGTCAAGATGCAAAACCTTAGACTGTCCTAGTAATTTAATGATTCACAATGTCATGAAATTACtacgtaaaacaattatatctaGTTTCAATACATTAACTATTATATTCACCTAACATCACTGGCATCAGTAATCCACGCGAAGCCTTCCTGTGAACTTTTAGAAGCTTCAACTCTAGCAAGAGCTTCTTGCTCCGTATTCGGCATCCCGGCTTCTATCATCGCATTCCacattttcgtatattttttactaactgGATATTCCAAAACATCAAGCCCTGCTCGTTCCACGTCACTCAGGCTGTCGTTCAGACTCATTTCTTTCCATAtcctgttataaaataatgaaaaaaaaatttggttGTTCTTCTGTTGAAGCTTTGAGATATAAACCTTCGAACGACACTTTAATGATAACTTACTCATAAAACATGGACTCAATATTTGCCATTCTTTCAAAGTATAACATGGTAGGTGATTGTTTGACGGGTGCATACTGGATCTTGTACTGTTTAGAAAGACCATCCAAAGACTCTATTGGAGTGTCCATACGCGAGACGGACAGGAACGCAGCTAAATTCGCGCAATATGATGATACCATAGTGAACCTGAAACATTGATATTATCAAAGTGTAACagttattaacaattattacgcAGTCgcagaatttattaatttatgtattcacAAGAATGTTAGGAACATTACtaagccaatacgataatgtcatataaaagaaaacgaattttaatataatatataatatacacaatatcgcaactcactctgcgaacatataaacTCAATAGAGTCGGATACCTTATTCAGTAAGTGCAACGACTTTGTTGGGATCTGTGCAACAGTCTGGTTCCAGCCTTTGGTATCGCAAGCAACCTAGGCCTTTGCCCGCACAACACACCCTCTAGGCACAAGAAATACCGATTTCTTGCAGAACACTTATATAATGAATGTAAGTCCCAGAATATATCAATACTGTATTATTACCCAAAAAGCCACCAAGTAACAACCAATATCCGTCCGGAGAGGTTCTTCGGGGCCACCCCTCCGCCTTGAGGCGTTAATGACGTCATGCAAAAAGATAAGCACTCCGTCAGCGTGAACTCGCGTTTCTCGTCATCATCTTTATAAAGTTCTCGGTTATTCCGGTAACTGTATGGGCTCCATTTTTCAAATACCCACATGAAGAAACTGAAAAAATTCTTCGTTTACAAAGCGTTTGTTCGGGTTTCAATGTTTCAAGTTaggaaatttaaacaattaaaacatttcaattaaaaagctcatcccttataaaataaataaatcactggCTTTTTAGGTCGGAACCTttactttccgtgcggcttgatcccttgggaTCAATTTTCTGGAATGAGatgcgttgcgtagagatgtagGGTCTCTCCCCATTCTCTACCGcgtttaccatggagagtgtccAACGGAGCTGTTCGGTTTAATAcgtgcagctgagtttcattatcggacgtcaagggacaatacaaaataccatccataTCCCCTCGACGTCCTTCATCCCACATGTGAGCTGTTTCTAATGCAGTGTTTGCGGCGCACCAcctctatgtggaaccagctggtTCTGggcagctgcccactgaagtatttccgaaccaattcgatttagggtccttcaagaaaagagcgttccAATTCTTGcagggccggcaacgcacttgcgagcaaTGTGGTCAGGTCAACATCAGGttcctcctgcccatttgcctgctattacatttaaaaaagaaactgtTTCGGTCTGCATGTGATCAGCCTCATGTAGCTGACACACGCCGACATTTTGGGCCTCAGACAAGctgatttcctcacgatgttttccttcaccggtCGAATGTACACAGCCAGagaacgaacctacgacctcaggcacgttgaagccactagaccaacactgctcctgtTAATCTCttacacaattataaaaaccCCAATGGAGCTTTCGTAAATGAGAAATCAATAAGGTATTCGAAAAAACTATTTTCCCGGTTGTTGTATTTCAAAAACGTCGTGAGCAATATTTAGTTGAAAGCGATTCATCATTTATTAGGATACAAATACTAATGATTGACAGTGCATTTACATGTCAGTATGATGTTAACGAACGTACTTATAATATGAAGATAAATGATAAACTGTGTCATTATTAGACTACGCAATTATGAATCATTATGACCTTGTACGACGGAAAAGCTTACAAAAAGGAACACAAGCTTAGTTACCACATTGTAAATTGtaagtgtaataataataatgttgaacagtaaaacctttttattcgCGTTTTTATTATTCGTGTACTAAAAAAATGCAACCCAATCCCTATATAGCCTAAAGATTTCTTTATTTGCGGATTTAATcagtacatacataataataaaaaggattCCAGTAGGTATCTAACTAAATATCCTTTGTAAACGCCGTCAAATGGACTATATAAAATAGACAATAGTAAAATTgaccttattataaaatattataataactaatgtATGTCTAAAGTATGTTCGCCGCCTTCGCCGTGATCGGGCCTATGCATGTGAATTGGCTCTGAGCTATTACAGGGAAACTCCCCGTAATAGACGaactagtaaaaaaatacatagacaaaaaacaaaatacggGGAATATCCCGTTCCATTCGATAGTCGCGCAACGCACATATGTTGATTGATGATTCCAACATTATGATTGGATTTTTTAATCTCGCCTACTGTTTTCAGTGAGAACTGGGGGCCCTGGGCAGCAGCCCATAAAGCCCTTAAGTAGATCCGTCCCTGGGCCTATGGAATTAAGTCTTATTTTTATGAGGCAAATTTCAAATCCCACTGCTGAATATCAGTCTGAATTGAAggagattttaaaatatgccaaccaagaaaaaaatactaaattgtttaaaaaatggcCTAAGTCTGATGATAATATTGTCAAAAActtcaaataaattgttttttttaagtatttgttttttattttgtcacaTAGGAATGTATGCCCTATAATCCCATGTAAATTACCATTCTGTTTTTGGGGCAAATGTATGGAACACACATCCGCCGCGAATAAAGAGTTTTAACAGTCTACAGTCTCAAAAACATGCGCAGACACACGCATTTATACATACTAAATGTCCTATAAGACTTGTGttcaaaaaactgttttaaacgTACCATGCACCACTGACTAATTGTTATCTAGTTACCCACAAACCTGGGAACCCCCAGTGGAACGTTTGAGTTCTGTCACAACATATTtgtcaaaaataaagtttatattgtttttatattattatttgagctGTTCATCtatctatttaaaatcaagtttaatgaagtttatttatttatgaaataaacaacatttaacttatatataatgctatatgtatagtatatgttacaatcTATCTGCTATAACACATATGACAGTAATGatcaataaatgttacaaatttaGCACtccaattttagattttatttgtatatttttgcttaacaatgcttatttttaaattgatgaaCCCACTACTGAATATATCAACCTCTGCATAAGTAGTGTTTATCGTGTTATATTCGTGAAGAATTGGAATGAGAGGTGCCTGAACTTCTAGGAATTATGCATACGGATTTTGGTAAATATAGGTAGAACAATGTACAATTATGTacgttaataaaaacattaaaatataaaaccttacctaacaaaaaaataagcgGCGAGTATAGAGAACCAGACGTCATCTTCTAGAACAGTTAAAAATTTGAACAGTGATGATGTCTTTTGAGGTACCTTCATCAAAATAGCGAGTCCAACCAAATCGTAATATGGTATTGTAAAGTCCACCACGTCCTCCCTCTCTGCCATAACTGATAAAGAAGACAGTCCTATGTCTGCCCTCTTTTCCATCAATTCCTTTATAATTCCATTCCAATTCCCAGACTCATCGATAGCTCCAAATTTACCGTCTGGTGAAAGACTAATTTCGTAATCGAATTTAAGTATCTGACTTATTTCGTCCATCAAATCTATACAATAACCTTTAAAGCCCTTAGGTGCTTGCTCGTCTTTCATTACAAATGGCGTTTGCTGggaatacaaaataaagaaatcagTAGcgctataaatattttcgttgtgggtctcagatttgtgtatctgtttcatgattgcCACTTCAATAGTAGTTTGAAATATCTTAGTATTAAACTTTACGGAGTTAACTTTACCGATGCCGATagcaaataatacattaaatcgCGCGATAAGATCTATAtgcagaaacattttttcaatttttgtcAGTGTTGTTCCCGTTTTCACGTATTACTTACCAGGGcagtaacaattttataagcCAGTGGAGCGGAATAATTGGTcatatatacatttgttaGGTTTAGGGCATTTGAGAAACCAGATATCCACTTTCCTAACGACTTGGTTCCTATTAAAACACCATCCCTTATCGTCACAGCCGATAAATTCGTTGTGAACTCCAAGTAACTTCTACCGTTCATTGCACCCCCATTTGGCATAAAAAATGGTGCATACGTTGGAGCTTCTTTGATCTGTAAAATATTAGTCAAAATGCTACGGCTTTAATGAACAAATCAGTCGAATTATTAATCCATGATTAACAGGATAGAACACTGTGCAATTCGTGCTGCGGCCCAAAAGGCCATGGACTGCAAAAAGAACCAATAAGTCCATTTTTAACCAGCTAAAGATCACTACTGTCgactattatttacaaatgggTGGTAATCTACTTTGGCCATATTGCCAGGAGAGATCCGAATAGTCGCGACTAGCCGGTCACGGTAGGGAGGAGTTAGGGCAAGACAAGTAGAAGTTGATCGCCTACCCGTTGGTCTGACCTAATAAAGACAATTATGGGTCTCAACATCCTCAACATCACGTGGAGGCAGCATGTCGACGCGGAAGTATCGGTTAGAGCTTTTCAGAGCTTTTCAGGCACGACCTTCAGTTATGAAGACTACGAAAAAGAAGAGAGAGTAACAACATTTAAACATACTTCTTTAAACGCAGTTAATAAGTCTATCATCCTCATGGGTGTGTTTTTACCATCAAAGTCGTCACAACCCATGTATTCCATGCTCTTTGGCCACTTGCCAGAGTCAAGTAGTGATCTGTAAATTCATAAGATGTAAAAAACCACATCGCGAATCTGAAGTCAAATGTGAAAATTTAAATgcgttataaaatgttattaaacttGTGCAAAATGAAATACATAGAACGGACTATATAATGGCATATGGCCTATATCCAAGAACAAGCtgaaaaatagaaattcaAGGGCTTGCTGATtagttattactttttatacatttttgaagtgaaacttctgtatcggcgttggaaaataatttaccgtcacatttttgggttacgctTCACATTTTTCCgctacgcgccatctttttcttgtccctaccatggttgattcgaagagattccaagccattaataacaaaaataaattataacgataacaatgccagtaattctattacaattaatgaaattctgtaataatattagtagtaggtaataaggtaaaatgaaataattatattatttgtattcatatctatgataataaaagcattttgataaactttatctaattttattttatttaacaaatttctgtaaagttgcatttttcgaaaaataaggtcaaaaagaagtttcacttcttacgtgtgtacactagtacacgcacacatttcttttataaactaGTATAAGTATTTTACAGCGATAatagctaatattattataatattggaacttataataataataaaggttAATTACTTGATTGCCAAAAATGCTCGTAGAGACAAATCAAAATAGAATGCAGATATGATCTCTGGCTCTCCATTCATGTTgtagtttgtttttaatttttctaatcgGTCCTTGCTGCTAATATCTGGAGTGGGTTgcattaaaacaattgtagCATTCTTGCATTGACAACTTATATTACCCTTGTCCAGAGTTAATGCAAACCAAGCAGTTTTTCTACCAAAATACTCCTTTTCATTGGCGGCATTTAgtacttttttaatagttgGCAAGCTACCGATAACAAAAAAGTTAGTAATTCCAAGCTCTCGTAAACTTTGAAGCTGCGTTTTAATATCATCTTTACTGAAACTATTCAAGGGTGTTATCAGGTGTCGTGTTgggatattaaataaaagagacTTATATTTGTGATCCATTACTGCAAAGAATGTATCAGTATTAAAATCTCAATTATCCATAAGTTTGACAGGTGTTTAATAAGCTATATGTTACCAACCAAAAAAATCATCGAAAATAACTGCGGCGTTTGTAATATCTTGCTTTATAATTATAGCACGTATCAACTCTGGTAGTAGATCCGCCGGTGGCATTACTTGCAACAGGTACTGTGTTTGGTTAGAGTTTAGACCTCGCCACTGTCGCAGGTCACCTTCTTGGCCAAAAGACCCCGAAATCGTGGGCAAACCTAGCGCTGAAGTAAATGATTTAATAGTCTCTGACCCGACGCCAGTCGTTGTGAAATCAAGTACTACGTGTGGTGGTTTCTTTCCAGACACCATGTCTGTGTATTTTCTACAAACTGAAACGtcagatataattaaattaacctGAAAATAGTTCCGCAAATTTGACCTTGCTCAGGCGATAAACGTGTTTCctgtaaaattgttattttaaatatcaatgtcTGCCGCGACACCAAGCGTAGCAAACGTGCGAGTATAATAAACTCGGAAATAAATTAGCACATCAATTCAAATACTTACCATTTTCTAAAAACGCCTTAGCATCAGTCCGGTTACCGACGACAATAATAGGATCGACAGCAAGACCCAAACTAGGATTTCTCCTAACATACTCCTTAGCTACTTCAAAAGATTTCTCGGCCAAAGCGTTATTTTCTTCGTTAATTAATACTGAAATTTAAGCAGTTAGATCACGTATGCGCAACCATGTAAAacgatttaaattaagtacCGTTACTTACAAACGTTGATATTCTGAGTCGTTTGTGAAAACGAATAATGAAATATGGTTAGgataaatgttacaaacaGTAGCATGTTTTGATTTCGAGTTTCACATGTAATTTTCAGAATAATACTGACACACTATTATACCACTAATTGGGTATACGCTCGGTTATAATTTCcctattataattacaagttACTTTAATGGCAAACTAGTGTGTAGCAGAacgattattataaacatttcttgCCCTCGAAGTTATATCAAACAAAACTTTACGATATTTGACCATAACGACAAGTTCTTGATAGCATTCTCAAGAATTTAGTGAAAATTATGTGACCACGTATGTCTTGGACCGAAAGTAACGCATATATAGGTTTCTGTGTCGGTTTCTAAGCcgaaattttagtttatataaggTTTATATAGTTCGTCGTAGgtacagaataaataatatttaatcatttttttgtttagatttCTAAGCTCCTAGCTAAATTTATAAGCAAAGTTGTGTTTGATAAGAACGTAATTTTATTCAGGCTACGTTctttcgtatttttatttttagagaaaatcattattaataaaaagtcaatatcataaaattatattaatatataaattatattatcatataatGATGCGATTATCAGGAAGTGTTCTGATCGAGTAACTTGACCGTTGATGCTTATTGTTGCTTTGGTTAATATGTAATTGATATAAcgcctatttttttaaaagaaaacatttcttttgtGCTCGCCCTTTACCCCCATGACGTCCACTAAACCCTAATGACGATGTCCATATCGATggagatataatatatttatccgACATATCTTTATACAAATTTCATTTCCTTGTTTTGATACAGGCCCCTATCTCGGCCTGTGTACTAACAGATTTTGCGAAGGAAGACAAAAGAAAATCAACTCGTCTAAAACCCGTGTTTCACGACCATGTTTTGTAGTGTCTGCGCGTCTAACCACTCTTGACAATACGCTACGCTATTTTTGGTGACGGCCGACGTTAGTGggtaaatgaaacaaataataacagt from Pieris brassicae chromosome 2, ilPieBrab1.1, whole genome shotgun sequence includes:
- the LOC123720287 gene encoding ionotropic receptor 25a-like translates to MLLFVTFILTIFHYSFSQTTQNINVLLINEENNALAEKSFEVAKEYVRRNPSLGLAVDPIIVVGNRTDAKAFLENVCRKYTDMVSGKKPPHVVLDFTTTGVGSETIKSFTSALGLPTISGSFGQEGDLRQWRGLNSNQTQYLLQVMPPADLLPELIRAIIIKQDITNAAVIFDDFFVMDHKYKSLLFNIPTRHLITPLNSFSKDDIKTQLQSLRELGITNFFVIGSLPTIKKVLNAANEKEYFGRKTAWFALTLDKGNISCQCKNATIVLMQPTPDISSKDRLEKLKTNYNMNGEPEIISAFYFDLSLRAFLAIKSLLDSGKWPKSMEYMGCDDFDGKNTPMRMIDLLTAFKEIKEAPTYAPFFMPNGGAMNGRSYLEFTTNLSAVTIRDGVLIGTKSLGKWISGFSNALNLTNVYMTNYSAPLAYKIVTALQTPFVMKDEQAPKGFKGYCIDLMDEISQILKFDYEISLSPDGKFGAIDESGNWNGIIKELMEKRADIGLSSLSVMAEREDVVDFTIPYYDLVGLAILMKVPQKTSSLFKFLTVLEDDVWFSILAAYFFVSFFMWVFEKWSPYSYRNNRELYKDDDEKREFTLTECLSFCMTSLTPQGGGVAPKNLSGRILVVTWWLFGFTMVSSYCANLAAFLSVSRMDTPIESLDGLSKQYKIQYAPVKQSPTMLYFERMANIESMFYEIWKEMSLNDSLSDVERAGLDVLEYPVSKKYTKMWNAMIEAGMPNTEQEALARVEASKSSQEGFAWITDASDVRYLVMINCDLQKAGNEFSKKPYAIAVQTGSPLKDQFDRVILKLSNDRVLEALKEKWWNDNPEAAQCEKVDESYGVSIQNIGGVFIVTFVAISLVCLTVGLEHWWHIFKKRTVVTSVSQMQPETKTSKLLFTKESDLKISGSNLEI